Below is a genomic region from Tumebacillus amylolyticus.
CCCAGCCGCTTGGCATTGGCGTACTCATCGAGCACGATGTAGATGTGGCCCAGCAAGATTTCGCGGCTCAACCGCAGATCAAAATCGGGCGCGAGTTTGCGCTCCGCGAACGGGCCGTCATCCATGATCAATCCATTCAAGTAGAGCGTTCGATACAGCTCGCCCCGTATCGTCTGGTACTTTTCCCCTCGCAATTGCAGGTCGGTGATCAGCGCATCGATCACTTTGACCATCCTGCCATCGCTTTTCTTCACTCGCATGTACTCAATCAACACATGCAACGACTTCCCGTTCTCATACATGTAAAAAATCACTTCGTCGTCCTTCACGTAGAGGTGAAAGATCAACGTCTTGCCCTTTCCCTTCTCTTCCATCTGAATCCCGGAACGAGCAACCCGCGTCTTCCATTGGTCTACTTGGGCACGGGTCGTCTCGCCTGAAATGTTCCGATAGATGACAATCTGGTTCTCCATCTAGCGACACCTCCCCTTCGTGCCCGCCGCGTGTAGTACCATCACTATATGCGTGGAGAGGTCGGTTTTGTTCAAACAAAAAAAGCCCTCGGCCGAAGCCAAGGGCTTTTCTTATTGAAGTTTGACGAGCGCGGACGTCACGTAGCCGTACATGCCGGTCGAGGTCTGTACATAGTACCAGTCGTTGACTTGTTCCTCGACGGTCAGCACATCGCCTTGGAACACTTGCCCGATCACTTGGTACTCGGTGCCCGGCTTTGCGCGCAAGTTCACCGTTTCTCCGGTGACCACGGCGGTCTGGCCGGAGCCCGACTGAGCGGTGGAGCTGCTGCCGGTGCCGCCGGTTCCGTTTTTGCCTGAACCTGTGCTGGTGCCGCCAGTGCCGTTTTGACCCTGGCCTGTGCCGGAACTCCCGGTCCCATTTTTCCCGGAGCCCGTGCCCGAACTCCCGGTTCCATTTTTCCCGGAGCCCGTGCCGTTCGCATCTTGCGCGGCACCGGCGTTCGGATCGTTGAGTATCCCCTGCACATAATCCCGCACTTGACCGACGTTTGGCATCAGCACCGCTTCGTCGCCCACGTACGTCTCCGTCAGCGCTTCCACCGGCGGAATCTGCTCGGTCTTCATATTCGACGAATCCAACGACATCGCCAACGTCCCCAGCGAGAACAAGTTGTCTCCGAGATTGGACTGCGTATAAGGCTCAATCGTTTTGAGAATCTGCGGAGCTTTCATCAACATGCTCGGCGACTTCATTTTCTCCGCAACCAGTTTGACGACTTCGCGCTGGCGCTCCGTGCGGTCAAAGTCTGCACGCGGCGTCCCACGGAAGCGCACGTATTCGAGTGCCTGCTGCCCGTTGAGGTGCTGCTGGCCTTTTTTCAAATTGATGTCGTAGATCCCGTCGTCGGCGTGTACGAAGTCCTCCGGCACGTTGACGTCAATTCCGCCAATCGAATCGATGATCTTCGCAAACCCTTCAAAGTCGGTCGCCACGTAG
It encodes:
- a CDS encoding LCP family protein, translated to MKKKVWWRLIGFVLVVVVLFAGYNVYSMFSFFHTVSANKPFSTGDQPLNTAKWEGKGAVNILFMGVDRRDPNDRPRSDTMLLASLNPDTKQVSVFSIMRDTYVDIPGVGRSKINAAFADGGPELLIDTIQNFLKIPIHYYVATDFEGFAKIIDSIGGIDVNVPEDFVHADDGIYDINLKKGQQHLNGQQALEYVRFRGTPRADFDRTERQREVVKLVAEKMKSPSMLMKAPQILKTIEPYTQSNLGDNLFSLGTLAMSLDSSNMKTEQIPPVEALTETYVGDEAVLMPNVGQVRDYVQGILNDPNAGAAQDANGTGSGKNGTGSSGTGSGKNGTGSSGTGQGQNGTGGTSTGSGKNGTGGTGSSSTAQSGSGQTAVVTGETVNLRAKPGTEYQVIGQVFQGDVLTVEEQVNDWYYVQTSTGMYGYVTSALVKLQ